ATCTTTGCTCATTGTTATTTTATATTTGAATGGACAAAAATATTCAGAACAGGCAAGAGAGTATAGAAAGAATTATACAGAGTTACAAAAACTTGAATTTGAATTAAACAATATTGATGGTGATGATGTTGATTTGATTAAGAATATATACAATAGATATTGCGATTTATTGGATTCAAGCAGTAATCATATATCATTTGATTATTATGAGACAGTTCATGGTAGTATAGGTGAATATAAAAGTAAGAAATGGAGAAATGTAAGGTGCAGATATTATTATAATGTGATTTGGCGATTTGTTTTAAAGATATGTGTTATAGTATTGCCGGTAGGTTTATATTGGATATGTGGGGTTTTATAGATGCAAGCATCGTACTTATGGAAAAAATTATTTACAAAAAAACATCTTATAGAACATTATGAAGAAAAAGTAAAAAACAAGCCGTCTGTCGGATTGGATAAAGTTTCACCTCGAAAGTTTGAACAAAATTTGGATGAGAATATTGAAATTATTATTAGAA
The sequence above is drawn from the Coprococcus comes ATCC 27758 genome and encodes:
- a CDS encoding SLATT domain-containing protein, with translation MEKYKDLSDQIWTTRISRVNAEKRLVNKEAFFQGINIYYSCVTIIFSILTLLNNNEKLSLMTVFMTISLLIVILYLNGQKYSEQAREYRKNYTELQKLEFELNNIDGDDVDLIKNIYNRYCDLLDSSSNHISFDYYETVHGSIGEYKSKKWRNVRCRYYYNVIWRFVLKICVIVLPVGLYWICGVL